The nucleotide sequence TTTCTTCGTCAACGTCCTGCCTGCGGCTGCCATCTGGCCCGTGCTGGCAAGGCTACGGAAGACCGACACCGTTCCCGCTGCCGCTGGCAGCATCGACATTGCCGGCGCGTTGCTGGCCGTCATCGCGCTTGGCGGGCCGGTCTACGCACTGATCGAGCAGGGCACTGCCGGCTGGGGCAGTCCGCAGGTCTGGCTGCCGCTGGCCGCCGGGCTCCTGGCCACTGTGTTTTTCCTCATCCATGAAGCCCGCACGGCCGCCCCGCTGCTGCCACTTGGCATGTTCACGGTCCGGAACTTCGGCTGGGGCAACGTCGCCACCGCCGCGATTTACGGCGGCTTTTCCCTCGGGTTCTTCGCGCTGGGCATCTATATTCAGCAGGTGGGCGGCATGAAAGCGACCACCGCCGGACTGGCGCTGCTGCCCTCCACGCTGATCCTGATGCTGCTGGCCTCGTTCTTTGGAAAACTCGCCGGCAAGTACGGGCCGCGCTGGTTCATGACGGCCGGGCCCGTGCTGTGCGCCGCCGGGTTCCTGCTGACACTGTCCGTTGGCGGCTCCCTGAACTACTGGACCCAGATCCTGCCCGGGCAGCTGGTCTTCGGCCTCGGCCTTTCCATGACGGTGGCACCATTGACGGCTGCCATCCTGGGCTCCGTGCCGGAAAAGCAGGCCGGCGTGGGCTCGGCCGTGAACAACGCGGTCTCGAGGATCGCGGGCCTGGTGTGTATCGCATTTGCGGGCTTCATCGTCGGCCCGGAGCTGACGACGCCGGGCCTGCACCGCGCGCTGCTGGCCACCGCCGCGCTGCTCTTGCTGGGGGCGGCCTGCTCCGCCGTCGGAATCCGCAACCCCGCGCCGGCTAGCCGCCGCTGATCGCGATTCCCGCCCACGCCGCAGCCAGGCCCAGCAGCAGGTTGGCCAGGACATTAACGACGGCGGCAAGGTAGCGCCGCTCACTGGCCAGCCGGACTGTTGCCGTGGTCCAGGAACTGAAGGTGGTCAACCCGCCGGCGAACCCGGTGGCAAGGGCGGAACGCCATTCGGGGCCGAACGACGCGGTAAGCCCCATGGACAGCCCGATCACAAACGAGCCGGCCACGTTCACCAGCAGGGTGGCCCAGGGCCAGTGCCGCCGCGGCGAGGGGTAGCCGGCCAGCCAGCCGTCCACGGCAAACCTGAGCAGGGCCCCGGCGATGCCGAAAAGACCCACGAGGAGCGCCGTCACGGATTAGCCTCACGGGCAGCACCGATTGCCTTGCCGGTCCGCCAGCCGGCGGCCGCCGCCGCCAGCCCCAGCAGCACGGACAGCCCCAGGTAGAGCAACCCCAGGCCGGGCAAGCCGGCGCGGGTCAGCTGGTCCGCGGAAAAGACGACTGCGGAGAAGGTGGTGAAAGAGCCGAGCACACCGGGCCCGACGGCGGCGCGGAGCCAGAACGCGGTGCGGGGACGCGCGATCCAGATCGTGGTGAGGGCCGCCAGCACGAAGCTGCCGAGGATATTGATGCCCAGTGTGGCCCAGGGCAGGTCTCCCGGACGGTCGGGGAACAGCAGTCCCAGCGCGTACCGGAATTCCGTGCCAAGCAGGCCGCCGGCGGCCACGGCTGTCCACACCCGCCAGCCATAACCGGAGCCGGTCGCGGCGGCGGTGCCGGTACGGCCTGCCAGGGGAACCCGCACCTGAGCTTACAGGCCGGCCATGCGGCAGCCGGGGTGTGCGGAGTCGCTGTGGATCCAGAGCGCGGAGGCCACTTCGTCGGCGAGGTCAACGTCCCGGCTGGTTCCGGGGGACCCGATTCGCACGACGAGCGCGCCGCCAAAGGGCCTGCGGCCCCGCACTTCGACGTCGGCGTCGAGGCTGATCTGTTCCGCGGCGAGGTAGCGCAGCAGATCCGGGTTCTCGTCACTGATCCGGGTGATCCTGCCGGTGTGGCCGTCATCGAGCTCGATCATCCGGTGGGCGGAGGGCATCCTGACAGTTCCGTCAGCCGAGGGGATGGGGTCGCCGTGCGGGTCCC is from Arthrobacter sp. QXT-31 and encodes:
- a CDS encoding MFS transporter: MSDTSQTVAPTRLQRQVLAVAIVASFMAILDSFVVSLALPAIGRELGGGLRIQQWVVDAYLLTLGALILAAGSLSDHFGRVRVLQWGLGGFALTSLLCGAAWSGEVLVVSRGLQGVAGALLVPSSLALIVSHFDSGAQGAAIGKWSAWTSAAAIVAPLIGGLSVDVLSWRVIFFVNVLPAAAIWPVLARLRKTDTVPAAAGSIDIAGALLAVIALGGPVYALIEQGTAGWGSPQVWLPLAAGLLATVFFLIHEARTAAPLLPLGMFTVRNFGWGNVATAAIYGGFSLGFFALGIYIQQVGGMKATTAGLALLPSTLILMLLASFFGKLAGKYGPRWFMTAGPVLCAAGFLLTLSVGGSLNYWTQILPGQLVFGLGLSMTVAPLTAAILGSVPEKQAGVGSAVNNAVSRIAGLVCIAFAGFIVGPELTTPGLHRALLATAALLLLGAACSAVGIRNPAPASRR
- a CDS encoding fluoride efflux transporter FluC, which translates into the protein MTALLVGLFGIAGALLRFAVDGWLAGYPSPRRHWPWATLLVNVAGSFVIGLSMGLTASFGPEWRSALATGFAGGLTTFSSWTTATVRLASERRYLAAVVNVLANLLLGLAAAWAGIAISGG
- a CDS encoding fluoride efflux transporter FluC, which codes for MRVPLAGRTGTAAATGSGYGWRVWTAVAAGGLLGTEFRYALGLLFPDRPGDLPWATLGINILGSFVLAALTTIWIARPRTAFWLRAAVGPGVLGSFTTFSAVVFSADQLTRAGLPGLGLLYLGLSVLLGLAAAAAGWRTGKAIGAAREANP